Part of the Candidatus Eisenbacteria bacterium genome is shown below.
CACTAGATCTGGCTCACGCCGCCATCGACGAACAGCTCGATGCCGGTGATGTAGCTGCTCTCCTCCGAGGCGAGGAACACGACCGCCTGTGCGATCTCGTCCGGTGTCCCCGCGCGCCCGAGCGGCGCGGTCGCCGC
Proteins encoded:
- a CDS encoding SDR family oxidoreductase, with protein sequence AATAPLGRAGTPDEIAQAVVFLASEESSYITGIELFVDGGVSQI